Within Colias croceus chromosome 27, ilColCroc2.1, the genomic segment TTCCGGGTGTATACCACCGTCGTCTAGTGTGCCCGACCCTGTGCCATCAACATCAGGTACTACGGTTCCTATGCACACTAGAATACGGGAAACCGAAGGCAGTGAGTTCGATTCCGATTTCGATGATGAATTCGATGTCGACGAACTCATTGCTTCCGGCGGTATGACTCGAAATATCCCGGACGACGACGAATTGGATGATCGTGTTCGTAAAATTGTACAATCGGTGGAAAGCGCAATGGATGAAGCTGTCGACAACTTGGTTGGCACGTCTACTGTTTTCCATTGGCAAGCAAACTTTGATAGCTTTGGTGGTGTGCCTGAAACCTTTTCAGGGCCAACCCCAGGAGCTATCAAAGACTACGATACGCCCTATGAAGCCTTTACAGATATCTGGAGTAGAGACATCATGGAGCTTATCTGTAAGGAAACCAATAGATATGCTAAGCAAGTTGTCGATGCTGAAACTGCAGCTGGCACTTTGAAAGCATCATCTCGTTTACATCGTTGGGTTGACACCGATGTAGACGAGTTGTATTTGCTTTTTgctatttatatattcatgGGGATTGATCCGCGTACTTCTCAGCATGAATATTGGAAGGTCAACAGCTATCTGGAAATGCCAAAGTTCAGACAGTTGATGACATACAACCGCTTCATATTGCTAAGCAAATTTCTGCATTTTACGGACAATTCTGATGTGAGTCAGGATTTGCCGTTAAGTGGAGGAATACAGCTTTCAGCAAAGTTGCGGAAACTCGCACCAGTTATTTCccatttaaattcaaaattcgaGTGTTTGTACAATTTAAATCAAGATATAGCTATTGACGAGTCATTGACCTTATACAAGGGCCGCTTGTCCTGGGCTCAAGCTATAAGATCAAAGGCCGCGCGATTTGGTATTAAATCTTTTGAACTTTGCGAGTCTAAAACTGGATATATGTACAGGTTTGATATTTACACTGGGAAGAATTCTGAACGCAGCAATGTGGCTCTTAGTGTTGATTTAGCTGGCAAGAGTACCCAAGTGGTACTCGATTTATTGAAAGGTCTCGATCGGAGAGGACACTGTGTTACGatggataattattataattgccCTTCGTTGGCACGGTACCTTAAAACTTTGGGATTTGATTGTCTGGGGACATTGCGCCCTAATCGCGAACACGTACCAGAGGAGATTGCTAAGGTTCCGAAGAATGTGGCCAAGGGTACGATCGTGAGTCGTCACTCTGGTGACGTTTCATGCATTGCATGGAAAGACTCCAAAGTGGTCACTATGATCTCCACCTACCACACCGACGAAACCTATGTAAGTCGAAAGGCTGGACGCGAGCTTGTAAAGCCCGTAGTTGTGAGAGATTACAACAATACTATGGGAGGTGTTGATCTGAAAGATCAAAAACTCTCTATGTATTTGTTGGAGCGAAAGAGATGTTTGAAATggtacatgaaaatgtttaaaaggCTGCTGAACGTCAGTGTGCACAACGCGCTCATATTATTGTTGAGTTCTTTGGGTCGTCGAAATATGGCTTTGCTTACGCATCGTAAATTCCGCGAACAGCTCGCCTCAGCCCTCGTGACGGCTCATCGCCGCCCGTCACGGGAGATTGTAGTGCCTGTAGCGGAAAATACGAGGCTAAGAAGTGACATTATCCACGCACCCAAATACCTCGCCTCTAATAAGAGAATGCGTTGTCACATTTGTCTTCGCAATGGTACACGAAAGATGGTGCGTTTGAAATGCGAAACCTGCGACGAGGCTATGTGCTTTGGGGATTGTTGGAAGGTTTGGCATACCGCCCAACAACTCCCAGGCAAAATTATCCACGTTCGAAAAGGGAGGCGTAATTGATAATGCATCATCTTTTTGTACTTGATTTGAATGGTTCCTGAATGATGATTAGAATGTTCCTGATGAATGAATGGATTTGGTTGTGTTTGCCATTATGATTCAATTTCCCTAGACAATAATCTTTCCATAAATAGGACAATTGCTTGTTATGTTATGATGTAAATTCCAGATTTTTTACTCATAGCATTGGTTGACACTAGGCGGAATTCTTAGTCATACAGTATTCTGTTGCTTTGCAGTTAGCGGCGCCCTTTgagtatataaataagtgCCTTTGTGTCAGTTGTGGCATTTGTTATCCTTTCATTCAACCCCATTGTACAATATTACGACACGTTATCTAGTTCGCGGTATGTGTGCGCGTGTAAGAGATGATTGAATGATTGTTATTATATCCTagatgtacatattattataataatgtaatacatattGACTGTATGCATCGTCATGATTGTTTCATTAGattgtgtatgtattttataatacacaATTGTGTATATATTTAGTTACTGTAACATCTAtcaacatatattttatagtttgtattgtaattttttctattttgttcGTCAACTGACTAGATATTAGTGGATACTTTTGTGTTCaaaatgatgatgaaatgAGAATGATGTCAAAATAAATCAGTACCTATTTGTATACACAACTTTGTGTTTCTGGTTTTATTTGAGTTTGtccataaaaaattatgtatgttaattgtaataatcaaaatattgtatgattgtttgtatgaaatacctacctattttttataaataccatttttcatattatgttgatgaccgttttatttttgtgacacctataatatatagaaataaacGGATTGAAATGCTGCTGAAGATGAGCACTTTTAAAACgctaaaataaagttattttttatattaaataaaacaacatttttttttgcaaatccgacattttacttaaaaagataacatttgtttttaacagacaataattaaaatggcaGTCATTAGAACATTTTTCATCAACATTTAATTtctctaaattaaatattcttttaaattgtcTCATACTGTGTAATGCAACCCAATAGTAAGCTAAATGGTGCCTTAAAGTAACAGCACTGTTATAAGTTTAATTCGAATTAGGGtcgatttttcaatctttgGGTAAAACTCAGTcacccgtccaataaagtattacacgataatattaaaatgtcacttgtaaactgtcaaatacgaacaataaaattagaatacatatttgaaatggtagtttaatacgttattcgacgagtaagttttaaccaaggattttTAAGcccttaattttattaagggccgatttttcaatccttagttaaaacttattcatcgaatatcgtattaaacaaccatttcaaaaatgtgttactTGCCCACTGTTTGACAGTTTTTAGGTGACATCTGTATATTgttgtgtaatactttattggacggataagatttaaccaaggattgaaaaatcagcccttaatgtaattattaatttataaataatttagggcGCTTGAGCATTATTTATAGACTAGCTACGCACATTTCACGTGTACACatcgaatatttttattcattatcaaaaataaatagttgtgCCTTAAACATAAGACTTGAAGGCTAAATTTTGAAGTAATAGCGATAAGTTTCTCATTTAGTTTGCGGCTGCTCAAGTTATAGTTCctacattgaaataatttgttCATTTCCGTTGGCATAATGAAAGGGACGTCTAATTACAATattcacatatttattttctgtaaTTTATTGTCTAAAATgtgagaaataaaacaaacaagaaAGAAGCACGTATATAAATAACTCGATAcgatgaaatttagaaaattacTAGTTGTAACGGTACCTTTGGTATACCTAAAcattggtccttcgagccggataccgcagattataaaataatttggcaAAGATATTTTACGAGATTAATAATGTGATTTTTTAACAacattactttaaaaatataggtctcttctatattttacaaaatatgtttagttcataatttcacaaaaaaattgtatcgaAGAATCTCTTCGTCAAAATGTCTCTTTCATTATGTCATATGGAAATGAATGATAAAACCTTGACAATTTTGCTGTATTTTATCAAGTTTTgtgtaattaatgaataatatacGTAGATGTAGTTGTCCGTCCGTTGAAATTTTAGATTTAACGTTGGCATAGCTCACTTgtaacaacaataatttaaccAATATTATAAGGTGTGTAATTCAAGAttgtaagaatataataattttgtcaatatatttaaatgtccGCCTGCGATTGATTGAaatttatagtacctacctattataataataatgtaccgAATAACTCGTATCTTCCAAAATGGCATCCAAATTTGAATCCTCATACTTAACACGAAAGCAACATTattgaacaaaattattatattccactcattaaatctaattattaagaatctatgaaaattaattataccttCTAAGTGTTTCTCGATTTCGTATTAAAGTGCCATGTTGttaaatactatttaaatgaaaattatccCATCTTGTAATGtagtaaacaattttaaatctagTACCTAAATtgttatctaatatctaacgGTAGGTGTAAACGGACAGACTTAGAACACTTATTAATTTCAGTAAATAAATGGAATTGAGGTTATCTTTTACTTGTGTAGCTTGAATGGTAGATTTctttttacaaaacaaacagaaaattaaGTTGTTTCTAACAAGACATCAAAAGGAATGGAAGAGTtgcaaattacatttattaacaCTAGAGCGCACGCGCGGGGGACATAGGTCACCCAGTGTATTATattgctaaatatttttttaaagaatcgTGCTTGAGTGTTGTTGTCTCAGGTATTCCCCGACTATCAATCACCGGACATTTTAGCAGCGTGACAGCTTCCTTGGTGCAACGAAGTGTACTCTgcgaaaatataaaagtacatTGGTGACGCATGTCCCCCGCGCGAGCGTTCTAGGAAGTTTTTGAAATCATACAATTACGAGTGAAAATCAAGTATAccccttttattttttactgctcttatgataaatttatacttttaagaaattattaatatataatcgTAACTTAAATCCAAATAAAATACTCATATTCGAGTGCTAGgacatacttattttttattgaaaataaaattttattggatAAGAACAAATTATTCCTAAACTGTATAATtagatgattatttttatcaaatttgtaGTTTCCAAAGTAAAAACAACTGATTGATCacaataagtaaaaaattagTTACTTTTCACAGAGGTTTATGTTTAGCtcataatttaagtaaaatgagaaaatattgatattttttttgtttcatcacttaaaaataaagttgattCATAAATAAGTACTTCGTTTACTCTTTAAACTacgatttttatgaataaaaataactgcgttaaaaacaaccgacttcaaaaacggaaaagtaagaaataaaaaagatttgatattattaattactacatattatttttatgtgctatttattaaaaaggtttgatgtcggtgcatgggcttaatactaagtgcttagtgtttggcaccgacttcaaacctatttaataaatagcacataaaaataatatgtagtaattaataatatcaaatcttttttatttcttacttttccgtttttgaagtcggttgtttttaacgcagttatttttatttaatactttttagtgtatttttcaacacgaatcaaacgagcccaaactcgataaagttgagtcaatatattactgagttcctatggccaccttccgattccatcatcagatcagctccatgtcatgataatgtttcatcgctatccaatttacattcgtatacaaaatttcagctcaatcggttaccgggaagtgaatcaaagttacttgctacattgaaattaagtcatcgagtacagacaaaaatgctcataaaataaaaactactaggcctagccgaataaaatttttatgggaccaattcgacaccattccgcatcgaacaaaaaaagaatcacgtaaatcggttcagaaacctcggagtaatcggtgtacatacaaaaaaaaaaaaaaaaaaaaaaatataccggccgaattgataacctcctcctttttttgaagtcggttaaaaaaaagtGCGTCGTAATGGGTGACATATGTAACCCACGCGTACACTCAAGGAAAATTTTAGGCGCGAGCGCTCTAGTGTTATGTATCGCGCTGAGTCATTATTGCATATGTATAATGACTACCAAACactatgaaaacataaaaacttgctgtagaatttaaattattacgcTCCTTATTCAGGCAGttgtttcaaaaaaaattgacaattTCAATGAAACGGAGATGGAATAAATATATGCTAGTACTTTTGGGACtaaatatatagaaaatacatacctgaaaaaattataataggtCACTCAATTCTGATTCTGAAAGTATTGATGTTCTATAGATTAGGTGTAAATATAGAATAACTTATTAGATTTACTTGACAATGCGCCAGTGAAATGACGTTTTTCACGAggatagttttaatattgaatgagcctcatttattataatagttaacGATATGTAACGATtgtcttaattattatattaaggcCTATTCAAACTGTTCCGCAACCCAGTTTGGCGGTAGCGCATACCGCTCTAGTTAGAATAGGCCTTTACTCATTGGAAATTTAGTATGGTATAAGACTAAACgtatgttaaaaaatgttatctcGTTTTGGTCACGTTACAAGTTATATTGAATAAGGTCTATTTGGGactcataaaaaaaagatacggaaattaaatttaaaagtgcGATTTGTGCACAAAATATGTTCAGAATAAGGAtgattttgattatttaaaattataactgcTAAGTGCTAATTAACCAGAATATCTAgtacttacttaattattCTGGCGAAAGAATGgctttataattgtttattaagaGATATcgttttctaataaatatttttacgtttccaatttttttttttatatatttatgtgtgAAACATAAGCAGTTATCCGAATGAAAAACGTATAGATATTTGCATAGTATAATTTGTGTATGACTTCCATGAGAAATGATTCGTCTATTTCTTTGGTATATTACCTATACTTTAtcatagatatttaattagtttctCCCAAAGGAAACATATCCCAACAATAACGTGCCACtgtttcatatattatgtattatgaattaaagttttatattctattaaaataatttagatcaTACCTACATGTCCTGGAGTACATCGGTCACTAGatcattacattattttctaaGCTTTTTAGGCCACGGTATTAAAGCGGGTAAATAAGCAATTATGACAATTGCGGCCTAATCGTAAAACACATTTATGAAATGCAAACAAAACGGTTAATAACTAACCAAAGATTGGGCtgtaaactttttttattgtctatgGTCGCTGGTAAAAAGGCGCTAAACTgcgttattagttattacccacaatattttattttggctAAATTTTTCTTCATTGTCGTTCCTTTTAACatgacaaataattttaagttacagTTTCATAAAACATgcaattttataaagtataacATGCTCATTGTATTTTAACAATTAGTTTTGTTATCTGATTATAGATATTTAGTTCGCATTTACTACTGTGTAATGTTGTGAGAGCGGTTTTAACTAAAAGTAAAAGCATGAATTtgaattgtataatttatagacGTTTGGTTTAGCGGTagataaagtttttttattatgtttacctactTTCGTAGATATTCTACATTGAGTTGAACGTGATAATAACAGTTGCTGGTTGAAGTGCTAACAATGAACGACTGAATGGTttcttaattaatgtaaactaaaaaaatatatcggcAATAGAAGTTttgaaaagaataaaaatgtatgtaaacaGTTTTCAACtcgcagttttatttttcctggtaatttattatatcatcatagaattgtaatttattaaatgcatctgaaaagtatttttaaatacacctACACAGACAACAAAGCCTGgccatttttttaatgaataaaaatagcatCACTTCGTACAATAGGTGGCACGTAACGTGGAGTGTGATGCGGAGGGGATTACTGTGCATGGTTTCTGTCGCGcccataatctatactaatacatattataaagctgaagagtttgtttgtttgtttgaacgcgctaatctcgggaactactggtccgatttgaaaaattatttctgtgttagattagatagcccatttatcatattatacatcatcacgctaagaccaacaggagcggagcaattcgggtgaaaccgcagggaacagctagtatactATATTACTCagttatcttaatttttattccacGCCACTTCTACAGGGTCAGCGCTAGGGGACGCCAGATGTTATGTCTGGTATGCCTTATATTACTCCCTTTATCATTAACTACGCTTGGAGCTCTCCGTAAAGTATTAGCAAAATCGGTCGAGCCATTTCGCAGATAAATAGTGCAaacgaacatttttttttaattttttgtcatgTTACTGTCGCTGTGCATAGTAATCTCTAGTAATCTGATCTCTGTAATCTCCTAACGAAGAGTTTTtgctataatttataatttctaagAATTAGGTCACTTGCTACAGTATTAGTGCGATGCGAACGCCTTTTACCTACACCAAATGGATTCAAGCTAAAATTTTCTATCCCtattttcgaaaaaataatattgtttgcattggatattttttatgaactaAAAAAAAGAAGGAtgatgtacatattatatacttctattttatattatatgcaatacaaaattaacgtttttagtacattttttttttgtttcgctttaaaaattataatttaccaaaacattttttatcgtCGTAATATTACATCACTACTATAAGGAACAAGTTACGATTGATACTCTGTGGCTAAATCCAACCAATACATCCCCTCCCTAAGTGACTGGCCGCCATATTGAAGATAACTTGCCTGACTTGGCGCCAAAGAGCTTGGCgcttaggtacctattctaTTCGCAGTTTTCGCACGTCGCATATTCGCGGGTTATGCTATTTTTGTTGTGTAATTGTGTGTTATTGCGTTAAATTGTGTAAAATTGACTAATTTAAGTGAAATAGATAAGAATtgttaagaattattttaaacatggATCCCGCTAAAATGAAAGTGCTCGATCTACGATCGGAGCTTGGTGCCCTCGGATTAGACACTAAGGGCAACAAGCCGGCATTAGTGGAAAGGTTAAAAAAGGCGCTCGAAGCTAAATCAGGAAAAAGTAAgcattaaattgtatatttatcgtaagtaataataatgcaatgtttcgatattatttaaactataaatcAATCTGAGCACGTGTAAAATGACGCCGCCTCCATGTTTTAGTGGTTAGGTACGCTTCCCAATTCCCAAAACCTGTCAAAATTATAAACGTACCTAACCCATTCGAAAAGCGAATTGATTAGCCTGTACGTTTACGTAGGTACGTTTACATTGTAGCGGGCACTAGCGggtacatattttgatgttcaatttaaataataaaacatgacACTGAGGAAATCATTAagatctaatataatatatcaattttaaatttgtttccTTGTAATATGTTTGTACTTGTAGTTATAAAATCAATTGTTTGTTTACTCATGtataagcattttttttatatttacaattttacaccCTCAGAATACAGAACAAACCAGAAACCGCGTACGCACCCAATACCGAAGCTATACAAACTCCTCTCAAAGAGTGTAGTTTAACGTTTGGTTTACTAGTCTATCTGTGGCCGCCGTGTGACGTACGCGTAAACAAATccgtttaattttatttaatattgccGTCTTGTGCAGTTCCTACTTGCAGGAATGCAGTTGgaagaataaaaaaacaagatgGGATTACGTTTCATGTGTAAGTAGCTCAATTAcatctaattttaattaaataatgaatttctttttcttgttCCTAACGTAAACAATTTGAGCGAGTCCATTTTGATAATGTTGCCAGTTTTGGTGGTTTCTTTTCCCCCTTTGCtggtttattttttagaaagtTGACATTGATAAACTAATTAAcaagtacaattaaaataatttaaagtaattttaatatataataagtatataaatacatactgCATTAATTAAGTGCAAAGTATATTTTCCGTTTCGGTACATTGTTTGAGATATTTTAACGTAAACATAGtggcaaataaataattattattacttgttATATGACAGATgttaaattctataaaatggttggtttttttattattattgtgttaaaattattctaattattaaaagtggCATTTCAGGTTCCCCGCTGATGAAATGGAgttggagtttcttgccggttcttctccatagatactgctttccgaatcggtggtaaatttaaagaatgtgatgacgattcaaaagtgcttctggaagaagtctaattgaataaataaatgtttgagtttgagtttgagtttgagttttaaacaaataatgttttattttactagaaaagcgaataaaatttaaataagagtaggtatcttaatatttatttaatagtataACTGTAAGTGTATTGTTGTCCATAAGAAAACATTGCATTATTTTGAAACATGATTTTTAATTCTCCCTAAAAGAGGCGAACTCTTTATAAGCTAGCAACTCTGTACGGGTGGGAAGTATGAGGAATGCGGGGGTAACGTATTGTTTCTGGACACAGCGGGCGGCGAACATTATCGGCCGTTGGCTCCTTCTGGTTTGTTCTGTATTCTGAGTTTACACCTCAATTCAATACCTCAATCTTTATAAATCTAGTTAGTGATAAATGCTCATGgtgaaaaattacaaattttataagtacttaaaGTAGTTCACAGTTTTTTCACACTTGAGAATGATAAAACTATGTGtgatttttgtttcattaGTCAGATATAGACATAGCATAGCATATCAATGGTGTTCACATGCATTGATACATTTTGAGATAtctatatgtatgtttttgtttcaGACCTTCCCGACACATCAATTTTAGATACTTCAACAGAGGATGCCGACGAGCCTCCCACTCCTTGCAAACCAGCTCCCAGAACTACTAGAAGAACGTCATCATCAAGACTGGCTGCTACTCctattatagtaataatttgAAACTTTGACTTCAAACCTTGAAATATTGATtgcagttatttttttaatagggcGGGTTGTATTGAGGCTGCAGTATTtctaagtttattattataggctatctaacactgaaagaatttttcaaatcggaccagtagttcctgagattagcacgttcaaacaaacaaagaaactcttcagcttcataatattagtgtagatacaAAGATTTTCcccaaaaaagttttaaataacattgaaaCTAATTTCCCTTTAATATTCAGGAAAATGGTGTAAAAACTGAAGACAATGCTGAGGAAGCGGTGGAAGTGAAGACCGAACCAGCGGAAGCAGATGACAGTACAGCTGACAGCGAGAATAAGGAAGAAACCAGTTTGTACATTTATtcttttaacccattgagccccgagcggccagatcggtccacgacacaatagattttctattgtgtctgtgattctggggcctgagttattacgggctgatttttcaatccttggttaaaatttatccgtccaataaagtattttacaggtgacattttaatatgttcgtgtaatacctTATTGAacagataaattttaaccaaggattgaaaaatcggctctaAATATTGTCATATAATTTGTGGATGTAGTATTTTATTGGATTTAGTATAGCTGTATCTATGCCAGGTGTgaataatagtaataaattatttatttggcaGTAACAGAAACCGATTTGATTACATCAAATACATTCTACATGTAAAAGCTTCGTTGATAACTACTTATACTGAAATTACCTAGATGACCTACGCAATTTTGTCTGCTttcatatgaaatattattgcaacatttttcataacataaaaaacaacttctttttttttgtacttactACCTACCTcctttttcataatattactcCACACAgtaggttgcctggaagagatcactgttaagtgataaggccgccttctgtgctggactagttataagttttaattttaaggatttatttgtatgccagtacaataaagtgttaataaataaataacaacacGCTGTTATGCCTCCTCTACACTTCTTCTACAAAACTTCGCGAGGAGCGCATTcgttcatattcagaacgCACTTCGAgt encodes:
- the LOC123703848 gene encoding piggyBac transposable element-derived protein 4-like isoform X2, whose protein sequence is MPRGIESSSLPPPPPPNQAFETTRAPGGSIRITEPVTIARTPRGSVKRKRVVEESIHFTSVERTAACGMDQEEDEAALEDPEQMEHVRKWVCELPSPGTSGCIPPSSSVPDPVPSTSGTTVPMHTRIRETEGSEFDSDFDDEFDVDELIASGGMTRNIPDDDELDDRVRKIVQSVESAMDEAVDNLVGTSTVFHWQANFDSFGGVPETFSGPTPGAIKDYDTPYEAFTDIWSRDIMELICKETNRYAKQVVDAETAAGTLKASSRLHRWVDTDVDELYLLFAIYIFMGIDPRTSQHEYWKVNSYLEMPKFRQLMTYNRFILLSKFLHFTDNSDVSQDLPLSGGIQLSAKLRKLAPVISHLNSKFECLYNLNQDIAIDESLTLYKGRLSWAQAIRSKAARFGIKSFELCESKTGYMYRFDIYTGKNSERSNVALSVDLAGKSTQVVLDLLKGLDRRGHCVTMDNYYNCPSLARYLKTLGFDCLGTLRPNREHVPEEIAKVPKNVAKGTIVSRHSGDVSCIAWKDSKVVTMISTYHTDETYVSRKAGRELVKPVVVRDYNNTMGGVDLKDQKLSMYLLERKRCLKWYMKMFKRLLNVSVHNALILLLSSLGRRNMALLTHRKFREQLASALVTAHRRPSREIVVPVAENTRLRSDIIHAPKYLASNKRMRCHICLRNGTRKMVRLKCETCDEAMCFGDCWKVWHTAQQLPGKIIHVRKGRRN
- the LOC123703848 gene encoding piggyBac transposable element-derived protein 4-like isoform X1 encodes the protein MDPAKMKVLDLRSELGALGLDTKGNKPALVERLKKALEAKSGKNLPDTSILDTSTEDADEPPTPCKPAPRTTRRTSSSRLAATPIIENGVKTEDNAEEAVEVKTEPAEADDSTADSENKEETSEVPEVTEDQVMLGAKLDKRIKFVIRSSLPPPPPPNQAFETTRAPGGSIRITEPVTIARTPRGSVKRKRVVEESIHFTSVERTAACGMDQEEDEAALEDPEQMEHVRKWVCELPSPGTSGCIPPSSSVPDPVPSTSGTTVPMHTRIRETEGSEFDSDFDDEFDVDELIASGGMTRNIPDDDELDDRVRKIVQSVESAMDEAVDNLVGTSTVFHWQANFDSFGGVPETFSGPTPGAIKDYDTPYEAFTDIWSRDIMELICKETNRYAKQVVDAETAAGTLKASSRLHRWVDTDVDELYLLFAIYIFMGIDPRTSQHEYWKVNSYLEMPKFRQLMTYNRFILLSKFLHFTDNSDVSQDLPLSGGIQLSAKLRKLAPVISHLNSKFECLYNLNQDIAIDESLTLYKGRLSWAQAIRSKAARFGIKSFELCESKTGYMYRFDIYTGKNSERSNVALSVDLAGKSTQVVLDLLKGLDRRGHCVTMDNYYNCPSLARYLKTLGFDCLGTLRPNREHVPEEIAKVPKNVAKGTIVSRHSGDVSCIAWKDSKVVTMISTYHTDETYVSRKAGRELVKPVVVRDYNNTMGGVDLKDQKLSMYLLERKRCLKWYMKMFKRLLNVSVHNALILLLSSLGRRNMALLTHRKFREQLASALVTAHRRPSREIVVPVAENTRLRSDIIHAPKYLASNKRMRCHICLRNGTRKMVRLKCETCDEAMCFGDCWKVWHTAQQLPGKIIHVRKGRRN